From a region of the Haematobia irritans isolate KBUSLIRL chromosome 4, ASM5000362v1, whole genome shotgun sequence genome:
- the LOC142235587 gene encoding uncharacterized protein LOC142235587 has translation MTKRKILSMIAKLFDPAGWLAPIIIVAKILMQQLWIEGTNWDKEINEASLDKWNFFTSNFDGIREIKIPRWVKYSPEHKMEIHGFYDASEKAYCASLYIRSVSSDNKISSHLLVSKSRVAPLKTVSLPRLELCGATLLSRLLKSFCGSIDLPIKEIYLGSDSTITLAWLSKPPYHWKTFVANKVSEILENVGNVNWRHVPTTENPADMGTRGATADELQSSDLWWYGPKRLSKPSET, from the coding sequence ATGACCAAgcgcaaaattttgtcgatgatAGCGAAACTCTTCGATCCTGCCGGGTGGTTGGCGCCTATAATCattgtggcaaaaattttgatgcaacaaTTGTGGATTGAGGGAACGAATTGGGATAAGGAGATAAATGAAGCCTCTCTCgataaatggaatttttttaCCTCAAACTTTGACGGAATACGGGAAATTAAAATTCCACGTTGGGTCAAATACTCACCTGAGCACAAAATGGAAATACATGGATTTTATGATGCCTCAGAAAAGGCTTATTGTGCTTCTTTATATATTCGTTCGGTCTCATCAGATAATAAAATCTCATCCCATTTGTTGGTTTCGAAAAGTAGAGTGGCTCCATTGAAAACGGTTAGTCTACCCAGGTTAGAATTATGTGGAGCTACGTTGCTATCAAGATTGttgaaatcattttgtggaagtATCGATTTACCTATAAAAGAAATATACCTTGGGTCAGATTCGACCATTACATTAGCCTGGCTTAGCAAGCCACCATATCATTGGAAAACCTTTGTGGCAAACAAAGTTTCCGAAATTcttgaaaatgttggcaatgttAACTGGAGACATGTTCCCACTACGGAAAACCCAGCGGATATGGGTACGAGAGGAGCTACAGCAGATGAACTACAATCAAGTGATCTATGGTGGTACGGGCCAAAGCGGTTGTCCAAACCATCGGAAACATAG
- the LOC142235588 gene encoding uncharacterized protein LOC142235588 produces the protein MLSQMTFYASTTTDTTCRLTNSDLSYNEKYPIILPEKSRFCQLLIDYTHKILLHAKHQSMLRAIRQEFYVIRLRNSVRLCIRKCRTSAIYKNRVRNQIMAALPVERCTFSLPFTNAGIYQRCGTI, from the exons ATGCTTTCTCAAATGACCTTCTATGCTTCAACAACAACT GATACTACGTGTCGCCTGACAAATTCGGACTTGAGCTATAATGAGAAATATCCCATAATTTTACCTGAGAAATCCCGTTTTTGTCAACTATTGATCGATTATACGCATAAAATTCTTTTACATGCTAAGCATCAGAGCATGTTACGAGCGATTCGCCAAGAATTTTATGTGATACGATTAAGGAATTCTGTTCGCCTGTGTATTCGAAAATGCCGAACCAGCGCTATATACAAAAATCGTGTTCGGAACCAGATCATGGCTGCTCTCCCCGTGGAAAGATGTACATTTTCGTTGCCATTTACCAACGCTGGCATTTACCAACGCTGCGGGACCATTTGA